Proteins from a single region of Streptomyces sp. HUAS 15-9:
- a CDS encoding thioredoxin domain-containing protein, with amino-acid sequence MPNRLAHETSPYLLQHADNPVDWWPWSAEAFDEARAANKPVLLSVGYSSCHWCHVMAHESFEDQATADYLNEHFVSVKVDREERPDVDAVYMEAVQAATGQGGWPMTVFLTPDAEPFYFGTYFPPAPRHGMPSFRQVLEGVRQAWSERRDEVSEVAGKIVRDLAGREIDYQTAQVPGEEELAQALLGLTREYDPQRGGFGGAPKFPPSMVIEFLLRHHARTGSEGALQMAQDTCERMARGGIYDQLGGGFARYSVDRDWIVPHFEKMLYDNALLCRVYAHLWRSTGSELARRVALETADFMVRELRTGEGGFASALDADSDDGTGRHVEGAYYAWTPEQLREVLGDDAEIAAQHFGVTQEGTFEEGQSVLQLPQEEGVFDAAKIASSKARLLAARAERPAPGRDDKVVAAWNGLAVAALAETGAYFDRPDLVEAAVGAADLLVRLHLDDHAQLARTSKDGRAGANSGVLEDYADVAEGFLALASVTGEGVWLEFAGLLLDHVLTRFTDPDNGALYDTAADAERLIRRPQDPTDNAAPSGWTAAAGTLLSYAAQTGSEPHRTAAERALGVVKALGPRVPRFVGWGLAVAEALLDGPREIAVVGPSLDDEAARALHRTALLGTAPGAVVAFGVPESDEFPLLADRPLIGGEPAAYVCRNFACDAPTTDPERLRTALNS; translated from the coding sequence ATGCCGAACCGACTGGCCCATGAGACGTCCCCCTACCTCCTCCAGCACGCGGACAACCCGGTGGACTGGTGGCCCTGGTCGGCCGAGGCCTTCGACGAGGCCCGGGCGGCGAACAAGCCCGTCCTCCTGAGCGTCGGCTACAGCAGCTGCCACTGGTGCCATGTCATGGCCCACGAATCCTTCGAGGACCAGGCCACCGCCGACTACCTCAACGAGCACTTCGTCAGCGTCAAGGTCGACCGCGAGGAGCGCCCCGACGTCGACGCCGTCTACATGGAGGCCGTCCAGGCCGCCACCGGGCAGGGCGGCTGGCCCATGACCGTGTTCCTCACGCCGGACGCCGAGCCCTTCTACTTCGGCACCTACTTCCCGCCCGCCCCCCGTCACGGCATGCCCTCCTTCCGGCAGGTGCTGGAAGGGGTCCGGCAGGCCTGGAGCGAGCGGCGCGACGAGGTCAGCGAGGTCGCCGGGAAGATCGTGCGGGACCTGGCCGGACGCGAGATCGACTACCAGACCGCGCAGGTCCCCGGCGAGGAGGAGCTCGCTCAGGCGCTCCTCGGGCTCACCCGCGAGTACGACCCGCAGCGCGGCGGATTCGGCGGCGCGCCGAAGTTCCCGCCGTCCATGGTCATCGAGTTCCTGCTGCGCCACCACGCACGGACCGGCTCCGAGGGCGCGTTGCAGATGGCGCAGGACACCTGCGAGCGGATGGCGCGCGGTGGCATCTACGACCAGCTCGGCGGCGGGTTCGCCCGGTACTCCGTCGACCGTGACTGGATCGTGCCGCACTTCGAGAAGATGCTCTACGACAACGCCCTCCTGTGCCGCGTCTACGCGCATCTGTGGCGGTCCACGGGCTCCGAGCTCGCCCGCCGTGTCGCCCTGGAGACCGCCGACTTCATGGTCCGCGAACTGCGCACGGGCGAGGGCGGGTTCGCCTCGGCGCTGGACGCCGACAGCGACGACGGCACGGGCAGGCACGTAGAGGGCGCGTACTACGCCTGGACGCCCGAACAGCTCCGCGAGGTCCTCGGGGACGACGCCGAAATCGCCGCCCAGCACTTCGGGGTGACGCAGGAGGGCACCTTTGAGGAGGGGCAGTCCGTGCTGCAACTCCCGCAGGAAGAAGGGGTGTTCGATGCCGCGAAGATCGCGTCCAGCAAGGCGCGGCTGCTCGCCGCCCGCGCCGAGCGCCCCGCCCCTGGCCGTGACGACAAGGTCGTGGCGGCCTGGAACGGGCTGGCCGTCGCCGCGCTCGCCGAGACCGGCGCCTACTTCGACCGCCCCGACCTGGTCGAGGCCGCGGTCGGCGCCGCCGATCTCCTCGTACGGCTGCATCTGGACGACCACGCCCAGCTGGCCCGCACCAGCAAGGACGGCCGGGCCGGCGCCAACTCCGGTGTGCTGGAGGATTACGCCGACGTCGCCGAGGGCTTCCTCGCGCTGGCGTCGGTGACCGGGGAAGGGGTGTGGCTGGAGTTCGCCGGACTGCTCCTCGACCATGTGCTCACCCGCTTCACCGACCCGGACAACGGCGCCCTGTACGACACCGCCGCCGACGCCGAACGGCTCATCCGCCGGCCGCAGGACCCCACCGACAACGCCGCCCCTTCGGGCTGGACCGCCGCCGCGGGCACCCTGCTGAGCTATGCCGCACAGACGGGTTCCGAGCCCCATCGCACCGCGGCCGAACGGGCGTTGGGCGTGGTGAAGGCGCTCGGGCCGCGTGTGCCGCGGTTCGTCGGCTGGGGGCTCGCCGTCGCCGAGGCGCTGCTCGACGGCCCGCGTGAGATCGCGGTCGTGGGACCGTCGCTCGACGACGAGGCGGCAAGAGCGCTGCACCGTACGGCGCTTCTGGGTACCGCGCCCGGCGCGGTGGTCGCGTTCGGGGTACCGGAGAGCGACGAGTTCCCGCTCCTCGCCGACCGTCCGCTGATCGGCGGCGAACCGGCCGCGTATGTCTGCCGCAACTTCGCCTGCGACGCCCCGACGACCGATCCCGAGCGGCTGCGCACGGCGCTGAACAGCTGA